The sequence GCAGGCGGCAGTCATGCATGTTGGTCTGCCGGATGATCCGCTTTATGCCGGGAATGGCCTGCGGGGTCATGGAGATGGAGTCGATGCCCATGCCGAGCAGAATGGGCACGCAGAACGGGTCCGAGGCCACCTCGCCGCAGAGCGACACTTCTATGCCCGCCTGGTGCGCGGCGTCAACCACCAATTTGATGGCCCGCAGGGTGGCCGGGTGCAGAGGCTGGTACAGATAGGACACGTGCCGGTTGGTCCGGTCCACGCCGATGGAGTACTGGATCAGGTCGTTGGTCCCGATGGAGAAGAAGTCCACCTCGTGGGCCAGGAACTCGGCGATCATCACGGCGGCGGGCAGCTCGATCATGGTTCCGATGGGCATGTCCGGGTCGTAGTCCACGCCTTCGCGCCGCAGCTCCGCCTTGGCCTGGGCCAGCCATGCCTTGGCCTGGCGGACCTCCTTCACGCCCGAGATCATGGGGAACATCAGCGAGACGTTGCCGTAGGCCGAGGCGCGCAGGATGGCGCGCAGCTGGGTCTTGAACAGCTGGGGATTCTTGAGGCAGAAGCGGATGGCCCGCAGCCCCATGGCCGGGTTGGTCTCATTGAGTTCGCCGAAGGTGGAGATGAATTTGTCACTGCCCAGGTCCAGCGTGCGGAAGACCACCTTGCGCGGGGACATGATCGCGGCCAGGTCGATGTACTTCTCGGCCAGCTCGTCCTCGGTGGGCAGGCTGGTCCGGTTGAGGTAGGCGTATTCCGTGCGGTACAGCCCCACGCCTTCACCGCCGTTGTCCAGCACGGCGGTCACTTCCTCGACCAGCTCGATGTTGGCGTAGACCATGACCCGTGACCCGTCGAAGGTCTCGGCAGGCATGTGGCAGTGGCGGCGGATCTTGCGGGTGTAGTCCTCGAAGAGGGCGGCCCGCTCGTTGTACTCGGCCAGCTCGGACTCGGTGGGGTTGACCACGATCTTGCCGTTGAGCCCGTCGATGACGACCAGGTCTCCGTCGTGAATCTCCTCCAGGCGGCCCACACCGACCAGGGCGGGGATACCCAGCGACCGGGCCATGATGCCGGTGTGCGAGGTCTTGCCGCCGCGCACGGTGGCAAAGGCCATGATCTTGTCCACCTGAAGCTCGACGGTGTCGGCAGGGGTCAGGTCGTGGGCCATGATGATGGCCCGTCCCGAAATGGAGGACAGGTCGGTCTTCACGCCCATGAGCTTGGTCTGGACCTTTTCCGCGACCACGCGCACGTCCTGCATGCGTTCGCGGATGTACTGGTCCTTGATGGCTTCGAAGGCGGCTTCCTGGTCGGCCACGGCCTTCTCCAAAGCCCAGGCCGCGTTCAGCCCAAGGGTCTCGATATATTTAGCGGCGGCCCCGGACAGCTTGGGGTCCTTGAGCATCATCAGGTGGGTGTCGATGAGCGAGCCGTGGCTTTTGAGTTCCTCCGGAACCTGCTCACGGATGGCGGCAAGTTCCGTTTCCACGGATTTGAAGGCGGCGTGGAGACGCTCGATCTCCGCGGGCATGTCTTCGGCGGCGACGATCTGCCGGGGCAGGTTCGCCATATGGTTCCGGTTGACGAAAAAGGCCTTGCCGATGGCAATGCCGGTGGCGACCGGTATGCCCGTGAGGGTCGAGTCAGCCATTTATGCCCCTTCGAATTTGTTCAGAAACAGCGCTTCGAGCCGGTCCAGCGCGGCCTCGGCGTCCGCTCCCTGGGCGCGCAGTTCAACCATGTGTCCCGGACCGGCGGCCAGCGTCAGGATGTCGAGGATGGACTTGGCGTCCACGGACTGGTCGCCGACGACCAGGGAAATTTCGGAGTCGAAAGTCTGGGCCTCCTGGGCCAGCCTTCCCGCGGGCCGCGCGTGCAGCCCGTTCTCCGAGGAGACGATCACCTTCCTGGACAGGTACTCCGGAGCCTCGTCGGTCATGTTGTTGTCTTCCATCATATCAAAACCTGCTTATCACGTCGTGTTTATGTCTGATCGGGAGAAAAATCACAAGCCAAAAGCGTTTCTGGCCAGGTTCTCCAACAATGGGAAAAATTCGGTGAGGCCGACGAAAACGGCCACGGCCAGGACCCGCGAGAGCAGCCCCGTACGCACGTAGCGGCCAAAGAGCATGAGCGCGGTCAGGCCGACCGCAAACTCCCACCAGTCGTACGGGCGCGGCCAGATGAGCGTCCACAGCCACAACAGCAGGGCGGCGTTGGCGTACTTGACCTTGGTGCCCCAGTTGATCAAATCCCAGCGGCGCAACCGCTCCAGGAAGCGGAATCCCTGTTTGACCCCGCAGACGAAGGTGTAGGCCCTGAAGACCTGCAGCCCCAGAAAGAAAATCAGGCCGACCGCGAAGGCCAGGATCGGGAAACCCGTCATCAGCAGGCAGATGGTCGCCAGTGCCCAGAAGATCAGCGTGCTGCCCGCGAAGACCGAATCGCCGATGGCCGAAAGAGTGTAGCTGGTGGTATCCTTGACCTTGGCCAGCATGCGCGGCGGAAAATGTCCGGCGCTGATGGTCGTCTCCACGTTGAGCAGGATGCCGACCATGCAAGGGGTCCAGAACGGGTGGGACTGGTAGTGCCGGGCGTACCGCTTGAGCGCCGTCTTGAGTTCCTTGGGGTCTTCGTGGATGGCCGTGAGCCCTGGCAGCATGGCGTACATCAGACCGATGTTCTGCAGCCCCCGGGAGTTGAAGGCGGCGCCGGCCAGATAACAGCGCATGAAGCTGCGCAGGAAGGCCACTGTCCGGGTATCGGCCCGCAGATGGGGGAAGCTGTGCTCCGCCATGGTCATACCGGGTCAGGCCCCGGCACCCGTCCGGGCGGTCGTGAGCGCCGTCCAGGTCAGGCGGTGGGTATCGGTCAGCGAGGTGGTATTCATTGCGCGCATCCTAACAGGTTATCGACGGGAGCGCATCAAAGCATAGACGGCCAAGTCTGTCCAGTAGGTACGGGGGTTTGCACTTATCGACGACCGGGCGTCAGGCGCAGCCGGACCATGTGTCGGGCGCAGGCCAGAGCGACCACGACCTTGAGGATGTCCCAGGGGATGAAGGGGATAACGCCCAGGGCCACGGCCTTGGTCCAGGTCAGGTTGAGGACCATCTTGAGCCAGACCGCGCCGGTCAGGTAGACAAAACCCACCCCGGCCAGTCCGGCGCACACGCCGCGCAGCCATGGCAGTTCCCCGTCGCGGGTTCGGGCCAGGCCGCAGATCAGGGCTGTTCCCAGAAAACCGAGCAGATAGCCGCCGGTGGGGCCAAAGGCGTAGCCGAGCCCGGACTTGCCGCCCGCGAACACGGGCAGGCCGATTATTCCGGCCAGGAGATAGAGCGCCATGGCCAGGAACGCGTGCCGGGGGCCGAGCAGATATCCGGCCAGAAAAATGAAGAACGGCTGCATGGATACCGGAACCGGGCCCACGGGCACGATGAGATACGCTCCGGCCCCGATGAGTGCGGCCATGAGTGCGGTCCAGACCAGCCTGTGCAGGTCGGCCAGGGGAGGCTGGCCTGATGAAGTGGCGTTCGGCGTTTTTTCAGCCATGGTGCCTACTCCTTTGCCGGGACCAGTCCGGCCCGGCGGATGTCCTCGAGGTCCGTGGCCGCGTCGCCGCCCCTGGTGGTCAGGTAGTCGCCGATCATCAGGCCGCTGGCTCCGGCGGTCAGGAGTTCATGCTGCCTTGCGGTACCGAACACCGTGGGGCGTCCGCCGCAGATGCGCAGTTGGCGGTCGGGGAGCAGGAAGCGATACAGGGCCACGATGGTCAGCGCCTCCTCGGGCGAGAGCGGAGCCTGTCCTTCGAGCGGGGTACCGGGGATGGGCGTCAGGAAATTCATGGGTACGGACGGCACGCCCAGTTCGCGCAGCAGCAGGGCCAGTTCCACCCGGTCGTCCCAAGTCTCGCCGATACCGAAGATGCCGCCCGAGCATACGTACAGCCCGGCGTCGAGCCCGGCCCGGACCGCGTCCACGTCCTCCTCGTAGCGGTGCGTGGTGCACATCTTGGGGAAGTGGGTGGCAGAGGTCTCCAGGTTGTGGTGGTAACCGCGCAACCCGGCCTCTTTCAGCCGGACCAGTTGATCGCGTTCCAGGATGCCCGGCGACAGGTCCGGGACCATGC is a genomic window of uncultured Pseudodesulfovibrio sp. containing:
- the ptsP gene encoding phosphoenolpyruvate--protein phosphotransferase gives rise to the protein MADSTLTGIPVATGIAIGKAFFVNRNHMANLPRQIVAAEDMPAEIERLHAAFKSVETELAAIREQVPEELKSHGSLIDTHLMMLKDPKLSGAAAKYIETLGLNAAWALEKAVADQEAAFEAIKDQYIRERMQDVRVVAEKVQTKLMGVKTDLSSISGRAIIMAHDLTPADTVELQVDKIMAFATVRGGKTSHTGIMARSLGIPALVGVGRLEEIHDGDLVVIDGLNGKIVVNPTESELAEYNERAALFEDYTRKIRRHCHMPAETFDGSRVMVYANIELVEEVTAVLDNGGEGVGLYRTEYAYLNRTSLPTEDELAEKYIDLAAIMSPRKVVFRTLDLGSDKFISTFGELNETNPAMGLRAIRFCLKNPQLFKTQLRAILRASAYGNVSLMFPMISGVKEVRQAKAWLAQAKAELRREGVDYDPDMPIGTMIELPAAVMIAEFLAHEVDFFSIGTNDLIQYSIGVDRTNRHVSYLYQPLHPATLRAIKLVVDAAHQAGIEVSLCGEVASDPFCVPILLGMGIDSISMTPQAIPGIKRIIRQTNMHDCRLLLKDVLECRTVSRINNLVMDNIFKHFPEEVTFFSSLLENDELPS
- a CDS encoding HPr family phosphocarrier protein, which encodes MMEDNNMTDEAPEYLSRKVIVSSENGLHARPAGRLAQEAQTFDSEISLVVGDQSVDAKSILDILTLAAGPGHMVELRAQGADAEAALDRLEALFLNKFEGA
- a CDS encoding PTS system mannose/fructose/sorbose family transporter subunit IID, producing MTMAEHSFPHLRADTRTVAFLRSFMRCYLAGAAFNSRGLQNIGLMYAMLPGLTAIHEDPKELKTALKRYARHYQSHPFWTPCMVGILLNVETTISAGHFPPRMLAKVKDTTSYTLSAIGDSVFAGSTLIFWALATICLLMTGFPILAFAVGLIFFLGLQVFRAYTFVCGVKQGFRFLERLRRWDLINWGTKVKYANAALLLWLWTLIWPRPYDWWEFAVGLTALMLFGRYVRTGLLSRVLAVAVFVGLTEFFPLLENLARNAFGL
- a CDS encoding biotin transporter BioY — protein: MAEKTPNATSSGQPPLADLHRLVWTALMAALIGAGAYLIVPVGPVPVSMQPFFIFLAGYLLGPRHAFLAMALYLLAGIIGLPVFAGGKSGLGYAFGPTGGYLLGFLGTALICGLARTRDGELPWLRGVCAGLAGVGFVYLTGAVWLKMVLNLTWTKAVALGVIPFIPWDILKVVVALACARHMVRLRLTPGRR
- the bioB gene encoding biotin synthase BioB produces the protein MSLNSLAKKALDGVLPSESEILFLIEQAPERLPEVLGHAHRVRAAHLGNEVGLCAIVNAKSGTCSEDCAFCAQSGHHCADSPEYPLLSPDEIAETAAHARAAGATRFGIVASGKLVDGRDLDGFEAAIRRVAAQGMVPDLSPGILERDQLVRLKEAGLRGYHHNLETSATHFPKMCTTHRYEEDVDAVRAGLDAGLYVCSGGIFGIGETWDDRVELALLLRELGVPSVPMNFLTPIPGTPLEGQAPLSPEEALTIVALYRFLLPDRQLRICGGRPTVFGTARQHELLTAGASGLMIGDYLTTRGGDAATDLEDIRRAGLVPAKE